In a single window of the Streptomyces sp. HUAS ZL42 genome:
- a CDS encoding helix-turn-helix transcriptional regulator — protein MGLAERRRALGYSQEELAHALGVDRRTIGRWETRTTTPQPPLRPRLAELLHLDLDELDALVGQPQAARPAPAGSPPRDHHGSGDLDDMIRRQFLRAIAVTSALVALPADESAALTDGTRRGMSEDFLRMNGHLWQVYQLARAKGSVYPIVRDQLTTLNDTLDGQPAAESQALCGAAGDLFQLAGELAFDGNRYTDAAASYTLAASASKEAKSYDLWACALVRHAYVDLYERRYAEAATALSAAERVARRGDSSLSTRHWVASVQAEAYAGLGNLSACERALDEAERVTDLNGPFHNGGWLRFDGTRLAEDRGARYLQLGRLDLAEKALTTALSQDVLASGQSFRRRGAVLTDLASIGAKRHDPDQVLTYGREALQLARATSSGYVARKLQGLRTDLSALARDARVVELGAEIDALCTT, from the coding sequence ATGGGGCTTGCGGAGCGGCGCAGGGCGCTGGGCTACAGTCAGGAAGAGCTCGCGCACGCCCTCGGCGTCGACCGGCGCACGATCGGGCGCTGGGAGACCCGGACCACCACACCCCAGCCGCCCTTACGGCCACGGCTGGCCGAGCTGCTGCACCTCGACCTTGACGAACTCGACGCCCTGGTGGGACAGCCACAAGCAGCCCGTCCAGCGCCGGCAGGGTCGCCGCCTCGCGACCACCACGGCTCAGGGGACCTCGACGACATGATCCGACGCCAGTTTCTGCGCGCCATCGCCGTCACCAGCGCCCTCGTGGCTCTGCCCGCCGACGAGAGCGCCGCCCTCACCGACGGGACCCGCCGTGGGATGTCGGAGGACTTCCTGCGCATGAACGGCCACCTGTGGCAGGTGTACCAACTCGCCCGTGCCAAGGGTTCCGTGTACCCGATCGTCCGCGACCAGCTCACCACGCTCAACGACACTCTCGACGGCCAGCCGGCAGCTGAATCCCAGGCTCTGTGCGGCGCGGCCGGGGACCTCTTCCAGCTCGCCGGAGAACTGGCCTTCGACGGCAACCGCTACACCGACGCAGCCGCGTCCTACACACTCGCCGCCTCCGCCAGCAAGGAAGCCAAGTCCTACGACCTCTGGGCATGCGCCCTGGTCCGGCACGCATACGTCGACCTGTACGAACGGCGTTACGCCGAGGCCGCCACCGCACTCTCGGCTGCAGAGCGGGTGGCGCGGCGAGGAGACAGCTCCCTGTCCACCCGCCACTGGGTCGCCTCCGTTCAGGCCGAGGCGTACGCCGGACTCGGGAACCTGTCCGCCTGCGAGCGCGCCTTGGACGAGGCGGAGAGGGTCACGGACCTCAACGGCCCGTTTCACAACGGCGGCTGGTTGCGCTTCGACGGCACCCGCCTCGCCGAGGATCGCGGCGCCCGCTACCTCCAACTCGGCCGCCTCGACCTCGCCGAGAAGGCCCTCACCACTGCTTTGAGCCAGGACGTACTCGCCTCCGGGCAGTCCTTCCGGCGCCGCGGCGCAGTCCTGACCGACCTCGCGTCCATCGGCGCCAAGCGCCACGACCCGGACCAGGTCCTCACCTACGGCCGCGAGGCCCTGCAGCTCGCCCGAGCGACGTCCTCCGGGTACGTCGCCCGTAAACTCCAGGGGCTACGAACCGACCTCAGCGCCCTCGCCCGCGACGCCCGCGTGGTCGAACTGGGCGCCGAGATCGACGCACTGTGCACGACGTGA
- a CDS encoding MFS transporter yields MPKTSAETPAGAATVSALPSAEAPPRHRWWILAVIGVAQLMVVLDATIVNIALPSAQKDLGFSDGDRQWVVTAYALAFGSLLLLGGRIADLFGRKMTFLVGLVGFAGASALGGAAGSFEVLIVARAAQGLFGALLAPAALSLLTTTFTDAKERARAFGVYGAIAGAGGAIGLLLGGVLTEYLDWRWTLYVNLAFAAVAFVGGALLLKRATRDTSATIDIPGAVLVSGGLFCLVYGFSNAESHDWSSVATWGFLVAGAVLLAVFTGWQTRAAHPLLPLRVLLDRNRGASFVSVLILGAGMFGVFLFLTYYLQQSLGYTPVETGLAFLPMIAALMVASTLATTVLIPRIGPKPIVPLGMGAAAAGMVWLTGLGLTSSYTTDILPPLIVAGLGLGLLMAPAMSLATAGVAAEDAGVASAAVNTMQQIGGSLGTALLNTLSTSAATDYLVGKNPKDPAVLAQAGLEAYSTAYWWSAAFFAAGVIISVLLYRRGVPATDPDTAPVVHM; encoded by the coding sequence ATGCCCAAAACCTCCGCCGAGACGCCGGCCGGGGCGGCCACCGTCTCCGCCCTCCCGTCCGCCGAAGCACCGCCCCGCCACCGCTGGTGGATCCTCGCCGTCATCGGCGTGGCCCAGTTGATGGTGGTCCTGGACGCGACGATCGTGAACATCGCCCTGCCCTCCGCCCAGAAGGACCTGGGGTTCTCCGACGGGGACCGACAGTGGGTCGTCACCGCGTACGCGCTCGCCTTCGGCAGTCTGCTGCTGCTCGGCGGGCGGATAGCCGACCTGTTCGGCCGCAAGATGACCTTCCTGGTCGGCCTGGTCGGCTTCGCCGGGGCGTCCGCCCTGGGAGGCGCGGCCGGCAGCTTCGAAGTGCTGATCGTCGCGCGCGCCGCGCAGGGTCTGTTCGGCGCCCTGCTCGCACCCGCCGCGCTGTCCCTGCTGACGACGACGTTCACCGACGCCAAGGAACGCGCCAGGGCTTTCGGCGTGTACGGCGCCATCGCGGGGGCCGGCGGTGCCATCGGCCTGCTGCTCGGCGGTGTGCTGACCGAGTACCTCGACTGGCGCTGGACCCTGTACGTCAACCTCGCCTTCGCCGCGGTCGCCTTCGTCGGTGGCGCCCTCCTGCTCAAGCGCGCCACCCGCGACACGAGCGCCACCATCGACATCCCCGGCGCCGTCCTCGTCAGCGGCGGTCTGTTCTGCCTGGTCTACGGCTTCTCCAACGCCGAGAGCCACGACTGGAGCTCGGTCGCCACCTGGGGCTTCCTGGTCGCCGGAGCCGTACTGCTCGCCGTGTTCACCGGGTGGCAGACCCGCGCAGCCCACCCCCTGCTGCCCCTGCGCGTCCTGCTCGACCGCAACCGCGGCGCCTCCTTCGTCTCCGTGCTGATCCTGGGCGCCGGCATGTTCGGTGTCTTCCTCTTCCTCACCTACTACCTGCAGCAGAGTCTGGGTTACACCCCGGTCGAGACGGGTCTGGCCTTCCTGCCCATGATCGCCGCCCTCATGGTCGCCTCCACCCTCGCCACCACCGTGCTCATCCCCCGCATCGGCCCCAAGCCGATCGTCCCGCTCGGCATGGGCGCGGCGGCCGCCGGCATGGTCTGGCTGACCGGCCTCGGCCTGACCAGCAGCTACACCACCGACATCCTCCCGCCGCTGATCGTGGCCGGCCTCGGCCTGGGCCTGCTCATGGCCCCCGCCATGAGCCTCGCCACCGCCGGCGTCGCCGCCGAGGACGCCGGCGTCGCCTCGGCGGCCGTCAACACGATGCAGCAGATCGGCGGGTCTCTCGGCACCGCCCTGCTCAACACCCTCTCCACCAGCGCTGCCACCGACTACCTGGTCGGCAAGAACCCCAAGGACCCCGCCGTCCTCGCCCAGGCCGGCCTGGAGGCGTACTCCACCGCCTACTGGTGGTCCGCCGCCTTCTTCGCCGCCGGCGTGATCATCAGCGTGCTCCTCTACCGGCGTGGCGTACCGGCCACCGACCCGGACACGGCACCCGTGGTGCACATGTGA
- a CDS encoding DUF5994 family protein, whose product MNAPTGQRASPDRTRPSALPAARLTLRPPTFPSGPVSGAWWPRSDDLPAELPALIKAFDTSRGRVTRVTAHRDTWPQTPCDLPVDGHTVKAAWLTSGFDPHAIRLFSYGVGRWDLLVVPPGTDAATAARLMTAAADPGLHRTASGLLEDEDTNPSAADT is encoded by the coding sequence ATGAACGCGCCCACCGGTCAACGCGCCTCGCCCGACCGGACCCGCCCCTCCGCCCTTCCCGCCGCCCGGCTCACCCTGCGCCCGCCGACCTTCCCGTCCGGCCCGGTGAGCGGTGCCTGGTGGCCCCGCTCCGACGATCTGCCGGCCGAACTGCCCGCGCTCATCAAGGCGTTCGACACTTCGCGGGGGCGGGTGACCCGGGTGACCGCACACCGCGACACCTGGCCCCAGACGCCGTGCGACCTGCCCGTCGACGGTCACACGGTGAAGGCCGCCTGGCTCACGTCCGGGTTCGACCCGCACGCGATCCGGCTGTTCTCCTACGGCGTCGGCCGCTGGGACCTGCTGGTCGTCCCACCAGGAACCGATGCGGCCACGGCCGCACGGCTGATGACGGCGGCGGCCGACCCCGGGCTCCACCGCACCGCGAGCGGGCTCCTGGAGGACGAGGACACGAACCCCTCGGCAGCAGACACTTGA
- a CDS encoding TetR/AcrR family transcriptional regulator — translation MPAEESILRRGLEAFAELGYDHASARELARRLGVSHNFINDRYGSKAAFWRAVVDSALGEQLARIPEVDPSIEDDAERLRQIITGFYRTAADAPLIGRLFVDELNRDTERLDYLYERYIAPILQTMLLGIERLVAAGRMAPVPAHVLFFAVIPPVSGMLDVPLARRLGRPEPASPQQLTATAETLAALVVNGLLATGPGTR, via the coding sequence GTGCCCGCGGAGGAGAGCATCCTGCGGCGCGGGCTCGAAGCCTTCGCCGAGCTGGGGTACGACCACGCTTCCGCGCGCGAACTGGCCCGCCGCCTGGGCGTCAGCCACAACTTCATCAACGACCGCTACGGGTCCAAGGCGGCGTTCTGGCGCGCGGTGGTGGACTCCGCCCTGGGGGAACAGCTGGCGCGCATCCCGGAGGTGGACCCCTCGATCGAGGACGATGCCGAGCGGCTGCGGCAGATCATCACGGGGTTCTACCGAACCGCGGCGGACGCGCCCCTCATCGGGCGCCTCTTCGTCGACGAACTCAACCGGGACACGGAGCGGTTGGACTACCTGTACGAGCGCTACATCGCGCCGATCCTGCAGACCATGCTGCTCGGCATCGAGCGCCTCGTGGCGGCCGGCCGCATGGCACCCGTCCCGGCCCACGTGCTGTTCTTCGCGGTCATCCCGCCCGTCTCCGGAATGCTGGACGTCCCCCTGGCACGACGCCTGGGCAGGCCCGAGCCCGCCTCACCGCAGCAGCTGACGGCGACGGCGGAGACGCTGGCGGCGCTGGTGGTCAACGGGCTGCTGGCGACGGGGCCGGGGACTCGCTAG
- a CDS encoding DUF5994 family protein yields the protein MTTALQPPLPSHPLLRLRLAPRGGLPRPIDGAWWPRSYDLLAELPQLLAGLPRAWGHITSVTVNGATWTAAPGRMLVANQVVRLRRTRTAATTHTVVLLAPGQGRWDLLVVPPDTTEEAAEPLMAAAAEGHA from the coding sequence ATGACCACCGCACTGCAACCCCCGCTTCCGTCCCATCCCCTACTGCGCCTGCGTCTGGCACCTCGCGGCGGTCTGCCCCGGCCCATCGACGGAGCGTGGTGGCCGCGTTCGTACGACCTGCTCGCCGAACTCCCCCAGCTGCTCGCCGGGTTGCCGCGCGCGTGGGGCCACATCACCAGCGTCACGGTCAACGGGGCGACGTGGACTGCCGCACCCGGCCGGATGCTCGTCGCCAACCAGGTCGTACGACTGCGCAGGACCCGCACGGCAGCCACCACGCACACCGTCGTCCTGCTCGCTCCCGGCCAGGGGCGCTGGGACCTGCTGGTCGTACCTCCGGACACGACCGAGGAGGCCGCGGAACCGCTCATGGCGGCCGCGGCGGAAGGGCACGCGTGA
- a CDS encoding amino acid permease codes for MTTRPPVSAPDPVATTGTPSAGSGLQAGLKNRHLSMIAIGGVIGAGLFVGSGSGIAAAGPGILISYALVGVLVVLVMRMLGEMAAANPTSGSFSAYADRALGRWAGFTIGWLYWFFWVVVLAVEATAGAKILAGWIPAVPQWGWALIVMVVLTATNLASVSSYGEFEFWFAGIKVVAIAAFIVIGALAVFGLLPGSDHPASGFSNLTAHGGFLPNGPGAILTGVLMVVFSFMGSEIVTLAAGETADPQAAVTKATNSVIWRIAVFYLGSILIVVSLLRWDDPAILKDGSYVAALSSIGIPHAGQIMNAIVLTSVLSCLNSGLYTASRMAFSLGGRNDAPAAFGQTTGRGVPRAAILASVVFGFVAVAFNYLWPETVFQFLLNSSGAIALFVWLVICFSQLRMRKIIQRESPEKLVVRMWLYPYLTWATIALITFVLGYMLTDTADGGGRDQVILSTLVAAGVVAVALVRERTGRNQAHDTITRS; via the coding sequence ATGACCACACGTCCCCCTGTCTCCGCTCCGGACCCGGTGGCCACCACCGGGACCCCCTCGGCGGGTTCCGGCCTGCAGGCCGGCCTGAAGAACCGCCATCTGTCGATGATCGCCATCGGCGGTGTCATCGGCGCCGGCCTGTTCGTCGGCTCCGGCTCCGGCATCGCCGCCGCGGGCCCCGGCATTCTCATCTCCTACGCCCTGGTCGGGGTCCTCGTCGTCCTCGTGATGCGCATGCTGGGGGAGATGGCCGCGGCCAACCCGACCTCCGGCTCGTTCTCCGCCTACGCCGACCGCGCGCTGGGCCGCTGGGCCGGATTCACCATCGGCTGGCTGTACTGGTTCTTCTGGGTCGTGGTACTCGCCGTCGAGGCGACCGCCGGCGCCAAGATCCTGGCCGGCTGGATCCCCGCGGTCCCGCAGTGGGGCTGGGCCCTGATCGTCATGGTCGTCCTCACCGCCACCAACCTGGCCTCGGTCAGCTCCTACGGCGAGTTCGAGTTCTGGTTCGCCGGCATCAAGGTCGTCGCCATCGCCGCGTTCATCGTCATCGGCGCCCTCGCCGTCTTCGGCCTGCTGCCCGGCTCCGACCACCCCGCCTCCGGCTTCTCCAACCTCACCGCGCACGGCGGATTCCTGCCCAACGGACCCGGCGCCATCCTCACCGGCGTGCTGATGGTGGTCTTCTCCTTCATGGGCAGCGAGATCGTCACACTGGCCGCCGGCGAGACCGCCGACCCGCAAGCAGCGGTCACCAAGGCCACCAACAGCGTGATCTGGCGGATCGCGGTGTTCTACCTGGGCTCGATCCTGATCGTGGTGTCCCTGCTGCGCTGGGACGACCCGGCCATCCTCAAGGACGGCTCCTACGTCGCCGCGCTGAGCTCCATCGGCATCCCGCACGCCGGCCAGATCATGAACGCCATCGTGCTCACCTCGGTGCTGTCCTGCCTCAACTCCGGCCTGTACACCGCCTCCCGGATGGCGTTCTCCCTCGGCGGGCGCAATGACGCCCCGGCCGCCTTCGGGCAGACCACAGGCCGCGGTGTGCCGCGGGCGGCGATCCTGGCCTCGGTCGTCTTCGGCTTCGTCGCGGTCGCCTTCAACTACCTGTGGCCGGAGACGGTCTTCCAGTTCCTGCTCAACTCCTCCGGCGCCATCGCCCTGTTCGTCTGGCTGGTGATCTGCTTCTCCCAGCTGCGGATGCGAAAGATCATCCAGCGGGAGTCGCCGGAGAAACTGGTCGTCAGGATGTGGCTGTACCCCTACCTGACCTGGGCCACCATCGCCCTGATCACGTTCGTGCTCGGCTACATGCTGACCGACACCGCCGACGGCGGCGGCCGCGACCAGGTGATCCTGTCCACCCTGGTGGCCGCGGGCGTGGTGGCCGTGGCACTCGTCCGCGAGCGCACGGGCCGCAACCAGGCACACGACACCATCACCCGGTCGTAG
- a CDS encoding ISAzo13 family transposase — translation MGRPEGIEAVLAAKFETLLPHLDERQRRLAIGAEARSLGHGGIKLVARAAGVQEGTVSRGVAELESGQGPLGRVRRAGGGRKKATELDPGLRPALLALVEPDERGDPMSPLRWTTKSTRNLAAELTRQGHRVSADTVAGLLREEGFSLQANAKTVEGAQHPDRDAQFRYLNEQARDHRDAGDAVISVDTKKKELIGNYKNAGHEWRPTQQPVQVNTHDFPSQAEKAIPYGIYDTAANTGWVSIGTDHDTAAFAIASIRRWWQARGRHDYPRASRLLITADAGGSNGYRTRGWKTHLADLARETGLEITVCHLPPGTSKWNKIEHRLFSHITMNWRGRPLTSHEVMLQTIAATTNRTGLTVHAELDNGQYPTGIQISDEAIAALPITRHRFHGDWNYTLHPASHPPHPDRPQQGGPSAGGFHPLTPYDLEHPDLTGMTRQRLSDLIDTVIPGLEERREQARRAARGGPRRVARGTGRKPTLTPADQILVTVLYLRKHSLQELLGQLFNTTAMTISRAVKDVRPILEAHDVCIPASTARFRTPADIARFLAPDNSKIKPAC, via the coding sequence ATGGGGAGACCGGAGGGGATCGAGGCCGTCCTGGCGGCGAAGTTCGAGACGTTGTTGCCGCACCTGGACGAGCGTCAGCGCCGGCTGGCCATAGGGGCAGAGGCGCGGTCGCTGGGACACGGTGGGATCAAGCTCGTCGCCCGTGCGGCCGGAGTGCAGGAGGGCACGGTCTCGCGTGGGGTGGCTGAACTGGAGTCCGGCCAGGGCCCGTTGGGACGAGTCCGCCGCGCGGGCGGAGGCCGGAAGAAGGCGACAGAGCTCGATCCGGGACTGCGGCCGGCGCTGCTGGCGTTGGTCGAGCCCGACGAGCGGGGCGACCCGATGTCGCCGTTGCGCTGGACGACGAAGTCGACCCGGAACCTGGCAGCGGAACTGACCCGGCAGGGCCACCGGGTCTCCGCCGACACGGTCGCCGGCCTGCTGCGCGAGGAGGGCTTCAGTCTGCAGGCCAACGCCAAGACCGTCGAAGGAGCCCAGCACCCTGACCGGGACGCCCAGTTCCGCTACCTCAACGAGCAGGCACGAGATCACCGGGACGCCGGAGATGCGGTGATCAGCGTGGACACCAAGAAGAAGGAACTGATCGGCAACTACAAGAACGCCGGGCACGAGTGGCGGCCCACCCAGCAGCCCGTTCAGGTCAACACCCACGACTTCCCCAGCCAGGCCGAGAAGGCGATCCCGTACGGGATCTACGACACCGCCGCGAACACCGGCTGGGTCAGCATCGGCACCGACCACGACACCGCGGCCTTCGCCATCGCCTCGATCCGCCGCTGGTGGCAGGCCCGCGGCCGACACGACTACCCCCGCGCCAGCAGGCTGCTGATCACCGCTGATGCCGGGGGCTCCAACGGCTACCGCACCCGCGGCTGGAAGACCCACCTCGCCGACCTCGCCCGTGAGACCGGCCTGGAGATCACCGTGTGTCACCTGCCACCCGGCACATCGAAGTGGAACAAGATTGAGCACCGGCTGTTCTCCCACATCACCATGAACTGGCGTGGCAGGCCCCTGACCAGCCATGAAGTCATGCTCCAAACCATCGCCGCGACCACCAACCGCACCGGCCTGACGGTGCACGCAGAACTCGACAACGGTCAGTACCCCACCGGCATCCAGATCAGCGACGAGGCCATCGCCGCCCTGCCGATCACCCGCCACCGCTTCCACGGAGACTGGAACTACACCCTCCACCCCGCCAGCCACCCACCGCACCCTGACCGTCCCCAGCAGGGCGGGCCGTCAGCCGGCGGCTTTCACCCGCTCACGCCATATGACCTGGAGCACCCGGATCTGACCGGCATGACACGCCAGCGACTCAGCGACCTCATCGACACCGTGATCCCTGGGCTGGAAGAGCGCCGTGAACAAGCCCGTCGCGCAGCCCGCGGCGGACCACGCCGCGTCGCCCGCGGCACAGGCCGCAAACCCACACTCACCCCCGCCGACCAGATCCTGGTCACCGTCCTCTACCTGCGAAAGCACAGTCTTCAGGAGCTCCTCGGGCAGCTCTTCAACACCACTGCCATGACCATCAGTCGCGCAGTCAAAGACGTCCGCCCAATCCTGGAAGCACACGACGTCTGCATCCCCGCCTCAACAGCCCGATTCCGCACGCCAGCCGACATCGCCAGATTCCTTGCCCCAGACAACTCCAAGATCAAACCAGCGTGTTGA
- a CDS encoding acyl-CoA desaturase — protein MSPRPTTSTATAAPPQGDDGGYDGTSPFPPDGPAPARDGGERLYVGITAVIVVLPFVALGLLGWLLWGSLVHPADIVLALVLYTVTGLGITVGFHRGLTHGGYRAVRPVRIALAVAGSMSFQGDVIGWVATHRRHHAFTDRPGDPHSPYRYGTHLRGQLRGLLHAHVGWLFRNDRTPADRYAPDLLADRDIRAVARAFPVLCLLTLALPFGAGWLIGGTWVYGVTALLWAGLVRIALLHHVTWSVNSLCHMIGERPFRTRRHDRATNLWPLALLSFGESWHNLHHADPTSARHGVDRGQIDPSAAVIRLLERLGWVHDVRWPSPARVAARRT, from the coding sequence ATGTCACCCCGCCCCACCACGTCCACCGCCACGGCCGCGCCACCCCAGGGTGACGACGGCGGTTACGACGGCACCTCCCCTTTCCCGCCGGACGGCCCGGCGCCCGCGCGCGACGGCGGTGAGCGGCTGTACGTCGGCATCACGGCCGTGATCGTCGTCCTGCCGTTCGTGGCTCTCGGCCTGCTCGGATGGCTGCTGTGGGGCAGCCTCGTCCATCCCGCGGACATCGTCCTCGCGCTCGTCCTCTACACGGTCACGGGCCTCGGCATCACGGTCGGCTTCCATCGCGGTCTCACCCACGGGGGCTACCGGGCCGTCCGCCCCGTGCGCATCGCGCTCGCGGTGGCAGGCTCGATGAGCTTCCAGGGTGACGTCATCGGCTGGGTCGCCACCCACCGCCGCCACCACGCCTTCACCGACCGGCCTGGCGATCCGCACTCCCCGTACCGCTACGGCACACATCTGCGCGGCCAGTTGCGCGGGTTGCTGCACGCGCACGTCGGCTGGCTGTTCCGCAACGACCGTACACCCGCCGACCGGTACGCCCCCGACCTGCTGGCCGACCGCGACATCCGGGCCGTCGCCCGCGCCTTCCCGGTGCTGTGCCTCCTCACCCTCGCCCTGCCGTTCGGGGCGGGCTGGCTCATCGGCGGTACCTGGGTGTACGGGGTAACCGCCCTGCTGTGGGCGGGACTTGTGCGCATCGCCCTGCTCCACCACGTCACCTGGAGCGTGAACTCCCTCTGCCACATGATCGGCGAGCGTCCGTTCCGCACCCGGCGCCACGACCGGGCCACCAACCTGTGGCCCCTCGCCCTGCTCTCGTTCGGCGAGAGCTGGCACAACCTCCACCACGCCGACCCCACCAGCGCCCGGCACGGCGTCGACCGCGGCCAGATCGACCCGTCGGCCGCCGTCATCCGCCTCCTCGAACGCCTCGGCTGGGTGCACGACGTGCGCTGGCCGAGTCCGGCCCGCGTCGCCGCCCGCCGGACCTGA
- a CDS encoding ATP-binding protein, with the protein MGDFVGRTRELETLSRELGKVTAGVGGERPGRCVMLRGRRRVGKSRLVERFAERSGAPFLFYAATGSSPQADLERLAQDAQVSNLSSAALLASARPASWDAAFDVLAAALPHDRASVVVMDEVPYLMDADGAFEGTLQRAWDRVLETKPVLLILIGSDLSMMEALNSYGRPFHQRGREMVLGPLNPAEVGGMLGLDAAEAFDAALITGGLPLICAEWPHGAGVWDFLSSALADPVSALLVSAERSLAAEFPQQVQARTVLSAIGSGERTFTNIARAAGGIGATPLQRSLGTLVGKRVVAAELPVSTRPSKDRRYRVADPYLRFWLRFLGPAMEEIERGRGDLTLHRIRENWTSWRGRAVEPLVREALARLLPDEQLPAAPAIGAYWTRTNDVEIDIVGADRAPIAKELLFVGSVKWLENAPFDRHDLSALVGHRVALTPDPVPLVAVSRSGTDCTGLDVEYGPADLLGAWPS; encoded by the coding sequence GTGGGTGACTTCGTAGGCAGGACGCGAGAGCTCGAGACGTTGAGCCGCGAGCTGGGGAAGGTGACGGCGGGTGTCGGCGGGGAGCGGCCCGGGCGATGCGTGATGTTGCGAGGGCGCAGGCGAGTGGGGAAGTCGCGCCTGGTCGAGCGGTTCGCCGAGCGGTCCGGCGCACCCTTCCTCTTCTACGCCGCTACGGGATCCTCCCCCCAGGCCGATCTCGAACGACTCGCTCAGGACGCGCAGGTGTCGAACCTTTCATCGGCCGCCCTGCTGGCCTCGGCCCGTCCCGCGAGCTGGGACGCCGCCTTCGACGTGCTGGCGGCAGCCCTTCCCCACGACCGGGCGAGCGTGGTGGTCATGGACGAGGTGCCGTACCTGATGGACGCGGACGGCGCCTTCGAGGGCACGCTGCAGCGAGCCTGGGACCGAGTGCTGGAAACCAAGCCGGTCCTGCTGATCCTCATCGGCTCCGATCTGTCGATGATGGAGGCGCTGAACAGCTACGGCCGCCCCTTCCATCAGCGCGGACGCGAGATGGTCCTCGGCCCTCTCAACCCGGCCGAGGTCGGCGGAATGCTGGGCCTCGACGCGGCCGAGGCGTTCGACGCGGCGCTGATCACCGGCGGGCTGCCCCTGATCTGCGCGGAATGGCCGCACGGCGCCGGGGTGTGGGACTTCCTGTCCTCGGCGCTGGCCGATCCGGTGTCGGCCCTGCTGGTCTCGGCGGAACGCTCGCTCGCCGCCGAGTTCCCGCAGCAGGTGCAGGCGCGTACCGTGCTGTCGGCGATCGGCAGCGGAGAGCGGACCTTCACCAACATCGCCCGCGCCGCCGGCGGAATCGGGGCGACCCCGCTCCAGCGCTCGCTGGGAACCCTGGTGGGCAAGAGAGTGGTCGCGGCCGAACTTCCCGTCTCCACGCGCCCTTCCAAGGACCGCCGCTACCGCGTCGCGGACCCCTACCTCCGCTTCTGGCTCAGGTTCCTCGGCCCGGCGATGGAGGAGATCGAACGAGGCCGGGGTGACCTGACACTGCACCGCATCCGCGAGAACTGGACCAGCTGGCGCGGCAGGGCCGTCGAGCCCCTTGTCCGCGAGGCACTGGCCCGCCTCCTGCCTGACGAGCAGCTCCCCGCTGCCCCGGCCATCGGCGCCTACTGGACCCGCACCAACGACGTGGAGATCGACATCGTGGGAGCCGACCGCGCGCCCATCGCCAAGGAATTGCTGTTCGTCGGCTCGGTGAAGTGGCTGGAGAACGCCCCCTTCGACCGCCACGACCTTTCGGCGCTCGTCGGGCACCGTGTCGCACTCACGCCCGACCCCGTCCCGTTGGTCGCGGTCTCACGCAGTGGCACCGACTGCACGGGCCTGGATGTCGAGTACGGCCCGGCGGACCTCCTCGGCGCATGGCCTTCCTGA
- a CDS encoding DUF5994 family protein, with protein sequence MSDSDSSRVSRLLPDAVHRAARPGTAVVRLETTHDRQGVLDGAWWPRSRDIAAELPGLISALTDHLGPITRVGLDTDAWEGLPTRMTIDGRVVRIDSSPVGDDTVLVTRGEQDLFSLLVIPPHATPDAARAAMAEAVRAGSGTQAAQILVDTGTERGRPGR encoded by the coding sequence ATGTCCGACTCCGACTCCTCGCGCGTGAGCAGGCTGCTGCCGGATGCCGTCCACCGGGCCGCGCGGCCCGGCACGGCCGTCGTACGGCTGGAGACGACACACGACCGCCAGGGCGTGCTCGACGGGGCGTGGTGGCCGCGTTCCCGTGACATCGCCGCCGAGCTTCCCGGCCTGATCTCCGCACTGACCGACCACCTCGGGCCCATCACGCGCGTCGGCCTGGACACCGACGCCTGGGAAGGGCTGCCGACGCGGATGACCATCGACGGCCGTGTCGTGCGCATCGACTCCTCCCCGGTCGGCGACGACACCGTTCTCGTCACCCGGGGTGAGCAGGACCTCTTCTCGCTCCTCGTGATCCCGCCGCACGCCACACCCGACGCCGCGCGCGCCGCCATGGCCGAGGCCGTCCGCGCCGGCAGCGGGACGCAGGCCGCACAGATCCTCGTCGACACCGGCACCGAGCGGGGCCGGCCGGGCCGGTGA